One region of Fusobacterium periodonticum 1_1_41FAA genomic DNA includes:
- a CDS encoding helix-turn-helix domain-containing protein has product MTIGEKLKKSRNDKGMSLRELATKVDLSASFLSQIEQGKASPSIENLKKIAHTLDVRVAYLIEDEEDDIRNIEFVKAANVRYIESIDSNIKMGLLLASNKEKNMEPIIYEIGIDGESGRDYYSHGNSEEFIYILEGELEVYVANKKYKLAKGDSLYFKSSLNHRFKNTSKKEVKALWVVSPPTF; this is encoded by the coding sequence ATGACTATAGGTGAGAAATTAAAGAAAAGTAGAAACGATAAAGGAATGTCTTTAAGAGAACTTGCAACAAAAGTAGACTTATCAGCAAGTTTCTTATCTCAAATTGAACAAGGAAAAGCTTCTCCTTCAATAGAAAATTTAAAAAAGATAGCTCATACTCTAGATGTTAGAGTTGCATATCTTATTGAAGATGAGGAGGACGATATTAGAAATATTGAATTTGTTAAGGCTGCAAATGTAAGATATATAGAAAGTATTGATTCAAATATCAAAATGGGACTTTTACTTGCAAGCAACAAAGAAAAAAATATGGAGCCTATAATTTATGAAATAGGTATAGATGGTGAAAGTGGGAGAGACTATTATAGCCATGGTAATTCAGAAGAATTTATATATATATTAGAAGGTGAACTAGAAGTGTATGTGGCTAATAAAAAATACAAGTTAGCAAAGGGTGATAGCCTATATTTTAAATCTAGTTTAAACCATAGATTTAAAAATACTTCGAAAAAAGAGGTAAAAGCACTGTGGGTAGTTAGTCCACCGACATTTTAA
- a CDS encoding CinA family nicotinamide mononucleotide deamidase-related protein: MKAGIFLVGTELLNGATIDTNSIYIAEELNKYGIEIEFKMTVRDVMDEIVKALKYAKKNVDLVILTGGLGPTDDDITKEAMAKFLKKKLVVDEKEKNELLKKYKSYKNPNKTNFKEVEKPEGAVSFKNDVGMAPAVYVDGLVAFPGFPNELKNMFPKFLKYYVKENNLKTQIYIKDIITYGIGESVLENTVKDLFTEEGIFYEFLVKDYGTLIRLQTSSENKKNVEKIIKKLYNRISEFIIGEDNDRIENTIYECLNLGKKPLTISTAESCTGGMIASKLIEVPGISENFIESIVSYSNEAKIKRLKVKKETLEKYGAVSEEVAREMLAGLKTDVAISTTGIAGPGGGTKEKPVGLVYIGIRVKDEVKIFRRELKGDRNKIRQRAMMHALYNLLKILK; the protein is encoded by the coding sequence ATGAAAGCAGGAATATTTTTAGTAGGAACGGAATTATTAAATGGAGCAACAATAGACACGAATAGTATCTATATAGCTGAAGAATTAAATAAATATGGAATAGAAATAGAATTTAAAATGACAGTTAGAGATGTCATGGATGAAATAGTAAAAGCTTTAAAATATGCTAAAAAGAATGTTGATTTAGTCATTTTAACAGGTGGTTTAGGCCCTACTGATGACGATATAACTAAAGAAGCAATGGCAAAGTTTTTAAAGAAAAAATTAGTAGTAGATGAAAAAGAAAAAAATGAGCTTTTAAAGAAGTATAAATCATACAAAAATCCTAACAAAACTAATTTTAAGGAAGTTGAAAAGCCTGAAGGAGCTGTCAGTTTTAAAAATGATGTAGGTATGGCACCAGCGGTTTATGTTGATGGTCTAGTTGCCTTTCCAGGTTTTCCAAATGAGTTAAAAAATATGTTTCCTAAATTTTTAAAATATTATGTTAAAGAAAATAATTTAAAAACTCAAATATATATCAAAGATATAATTACTTATGGCATAGGAGAAAGCGTCCTTGAAAATACTGTAAAAGATTTATTTACTGAAGAAGGTATATTCTATGAGTTTTTAGTTAAGGACTACGGAACTCTAATAAGATTACAAACGAGTAGTGAAAACAAAAAGAATGTAGAAAAAATTATTAAAAAATTATATAATAGAATATCTGAGTTCATAATCGGGGAAGATAATGACAGAATAGAAAACACAATTTATGAATGTCTAAACTTAGGTAAAAAGCCACTTACAATTTCAACAGCAGAGTCTTGTACGGGTGGAATGATAGCTAGTAAGTTGATTGAAGTTCCAGGAATATCTGAAAACTTTATAGAAAGTATAGTTTCTTATTCAAATGAAGCTAAGATAAAAAGATTGAAAGTAAAAAAAGAAACTTTAGAAAAATATGGAGCTGTGAGTGAAGAGGTAGCAAGGGAAATGCTTGCAGGTCTAAAGACAGATGTTGCAATTTCAACTACTGGAATAGCTGGTCCAGGTGGAGGAACAAAAGAAAAACCTGTTGGACTTGTATATATTGGAATTAGAGTAAAAGATGAAGTAAAGATTTTTAGAAGAGAATTAAAAGGTGATAGAAATAAAATAAGACAAAGAGCAATGATGCACGCTCTTTATAACTTATTAAAAATATTAAAATAA
- a CDS encoding phosphatidylglycerophosphatase A, with translation MSGHNHKLIKNLATCFGLGEMSFMPGTFGTLGGIPIFLFLTYIKRFFLNVMVYNSFYLVFLVTFFAIAVYVSDICEKEIFKKEDPQAVVIDEVLGFLTTLFLINPVGVKATLIAMGLAFVIFRILDITKIGPIYKSQNFGNGVGVVLDDFLAGIIGNFILVFIWTKFFY, from the coding sequence ATGTCAGGACATAATCATAAACTTATAAAAAACCTAGCCACTTGCTTTGGTTTAGGGGAAATGTCATTTATGCCAGGAACATTTGGAACTCTTGGGGGAATACCAATATTTTTATTTTTAACATATATTAAAAGATTCTTTTTAAATGTAATGGTTTACAATTCATTTTACTTAGTATTTTTAGTTACATTCTTTGCTATAGCAGTCTATGTATCAGATATATGTGAAAAAGAAATATTTAAAAAAGAAGATCCACAAGCAGTTGTAATTGATGAAGTTCTTGGGTTCTTGACTACCTTATTTCTAATCAATCCTGTCGGAGTAAAGGCAACTTTAATTGCTATGGGATTGGCATTTGTAATTTTTAGAATATTAGACATAACTAAAATAGGACCTATATATAAATCACAAAATTTTGGAAATGGTGTAGGAGTAGTCTTAGATGATTTCTTAGCTGGAATTATAGGCAACTTTATTCTAGTATTTATCTGGACAAAATTTTTCTATTAA
- a CDS encoding peptidase U32 family protein — protein sequence MKIVAPAGNMERFYSAISATADEIYLGLKGFGARRNAENFTVEELKKAIDYAHLRGSRIFLTLNTIMTNREIELLYPTLKELYNYGLDAIIVQDLGYAEYLHKNFPSIEIHGSTQMTVANHYEINYLKELGFKRIVLPRELSFEEIKEIRENTDMELEIFVSGSLCISFSGNCYMSSFIGGRSGNRGMCAQPCRKEYKTSCGEKSYFLSPKDQLYGFDEIKKLQEIGVESIKVEGRMKDVSYVYETVSYFRSLINGIDKEENTHKLFNRGYSKGYFYNNDKAIMNRDYSYNMGEKIGEVLGKNIRLDEDIVSGDGVTFVSKDYKNLGGTYIGKINVANVKEDRKIAYKNEKLILNFPEGTKYIFRNYNKRLNDEISKKLKNTDKKLEVNFDFTAKLNEKLNLKIYLEDENGNRILNLEEISETLTQKAQKRAISEEDIKEKLSEIGDSEFTVKNIEVDIDEDIFIPLSELKNLKRTAVEKFREEILSYFRRDLDSELKASNQEYFKLEIEKDEPKDVEIRVIVSNEEQRSFLEKVKDEYNISEIYDRTYDIAKQSKLSQHNLDNKLASNLYELLENKNSAVMLNWNMNIVNSYTISVLERIKNLESFIVSPEINFAKIRELGKTRLKKALLVYSKLKGMTIDVDIAENKDEVITNKENDRFNIIRNEYGTEIFLDKPLNIINIEEDIKKLNVDIIVLEFTTETIDEIRKVLKQLKTRKGEYREYNYKRGVY from the coding sequence ATGAAAATTGTAGCACCTGCAGGTAATATGGAGAGGTTCTATTCTGCTATTAGTGCAACAGCTGACGAAATATACCTAGGTTTAAAAGGTTTTGGAGCAAGAAGAAATGCTGAAAACTTTACAGTTGAAGAATTAAAAAAAGCAATAGATTATGCACATTTAAGAGGAAGTAGAATATTCTTAACTCTTAATACTATAATGACTAATAGGGAGATAGAGCTTCTATATCCAACTTTAAAAGAACTATATAATTATGGTTTAGATGCAATAATAGTTCAAGATTTAGGTTATGCAGAATACTTGCATAAAAATTTCCCTAGTATAGAAATTCATGGTAGTACACAGATGACTGTTGCCAACCATTATGAAATCAATTATTTAAAGGAATTAGGTTTCAAAAGAATAGTTTTACCTAGAGAATTAAGCTTTGAAGAGATAAAAGAAATCAGAGAAAATACAGATATGGAACTTGAAATTTTTGTTTCAGGCTCACTATGTATATCATTTTCTGGTAATTGCTATATGAGTAGCTTCATAGGTGGAAGAAGTGGTAATCGTGGAATGTGTGCCCAACCTTGTAGAAAAGAATACAAGACTTCTTGTGGAGAAAAATCATATTTTTTAAGTCCTAAAGACCAGTTATATGGTTTTGATGAAATAAAAAAACTACAAGAAATCGGAGTAGAAAGTATAAAAGTTGAAGGAAGAATGAAAGATGTTTCTTATGTCTATGAGACAGTTTCTTATTTTAGAAGTTTAATAAATGGAATAGATAAGGAAGAAAACACTCATAAATTATTCAATAGAGGTTATTCAAAGGGATATTTCTACAACAATGATAAAGCCATTATGAATAGAGATTATTCATATAATATGGGTGAAAAAATAGGAGAAGTCCTAGGAAAGAATATAAGGCTAGATGAAGATATAGTTTCAGGAGATGGGGTAACCTTTGTTTCTAAGGATTATAAAAATCTTGGTGGAACATATATAGGAAAGATAAATGTAGCTAATGTAAAAGAAGATAGAAAAATAGCATATAAAAATGAAAAATTAATCTTAAATTTTCCAGAAGGAACAAAGTATATTTTTAGAAATTACAATAAAAGATTAAATGATGAAATTTCAAAAAAATTAAAAAATACAGATAAAAAGTTAGAAGTAAACTTTGATTTTACTGCTAAATTAAATGAAAAATTAAATTTAAAAATTTATTTGGAAGATGAAAATGGAAATAGAATTTTAAATTTAGAAGAAATCTCTGAAACTTTAACTCAAAAGGCACAAAAAAGAGCTATAAGTGAAGAGGATATAAAGGAAAAGTTATCTGAAATAGGTGACAGTGAATTTACTGTTAAAAATATTGAAGTTGATATAGATGAAGATATTTTTATTCCCCTATCAGAATTAAAAAACTTAAAAAGAACAGCAGTTGAAAAGTTTAGAGAAGAGATACTTTCATATTTTAGAAGAGATTTAGACAGTGAATTAAAAGCATCTAATCAAGAATATTTTAAATTAGAGATAGAAAAAGATGAACCTAAAGATGTAGAAATAAGGGTTATTGTTTCCAATGAGGAGCAAAGAAGCTTTTTAGAAAAAGTAAAAGATGAATATAACATAAGTGAAATATATGATAGAACTTATGATATAGCTAAACAATCTAAGTTAAGTCAACATAACTTAGATAATAAATTAGCTTCTAATCTCTATGAGTTATTAGAAAATAAAAATTCAGCTGTTATGTTGAATTGGAATATGAATATAGTAAATTCTTATACTATTTCAGTTTTGGAGAGAATAAAGAACCTAGAAAGCTTTATAGTCTCACCTGAAATAAACTTTGCTAAAATAAGAGAACTAGGAAAGACAAGATTAAAAAAGGCCTTGCTAGTTTATTCAAAGTTAAAAGGAATGACTATAGATGTAGACATAGCTGAGAATAAAGATGAAGTCATTACCAATAAAGAAAATGACAGATTTAATATTATCAGAAATGAATATGGTACAGAAATATTTTTAGATAAGCCACTTAATATTATTAATATAGAAGAAGATATTAAGAAACTAAATGTGGATATAATAGTTTTAGAATTTACTACTGAAACTATTGATGAAATAAGAAAAGTTTTAAAACAATTAAAGACAAGAAAAGGCGAATACAGAGAATATAACTATAAAAGGGGGGTGTATTGA
- the coaE gene encoding dephospho-CoA kinase (Dephospho-CoA kinase (CoaE) performs the final step in coenzyme A biosynthesis.), with product MIIGLTGGIASGKSTVSKYLAEKGFKVYDADKIAKDISEKISVQKEIVLNFGDKILTEEGKVDRKKLKEIVFADKDKLKKLNGIIHPKVIDFYRELKEKNTDETIIFDVPLLFESGIDKFCDKILVVISDYDVQLNRIIERDNIDRELASKIIKSQVSNEERIKKADIVIENNTSLEELYEKVERFCEKI from the coding sequence ATGATAATAGGTTTAACTGGTGGAATAGCTAGTGGTAAAAGTACTGTATCAAAATATTTAGCTGAAAAAGGTTTTAAAGTCTATGATGCAGATAAAATTGCAAAAGATATTTCAGAAAAAATTTCAGTTCAAAAAGAAATAGTTTTAAATTTTGGAGATAAAATTTTAACTGAAGAAGGAAAAGTTGATAGAAAAAAATTAAAAGAAATAGTTTTTGCTGATAAGGATAAATTAAAAAAATTAAATGGTATAATACATCCAAAAGTTATTGATTTCTATAGAGAATTAAAAGAAAAAAATACAGACGAAACAATAATTTTTGACGTTCCCTTACTTTTTGAAAGTGGAATAGATAAATTTTGTGATAAAATATTAGTTGTTATCTCAGACTATGATGTTCAATTAAATAGAATAATTGAAAGAGATAATATAGACAGAGAACTTGCAAGTAAAATAATAAAATCTCAAGTATCAAATGAAGAAAGAATAAAGAAAGCTGATATTGTTATAGAAAATAATACAAGTTTAGAAGAATTATATGAAAAAGTAGAAAGGTTTTGTGAAAAAATATGA
- a CDS encoding TIGR00730 family Rossman fold protein has translation MKKKNVTVYCGASFGVDKSYQDITRKLGEWIGKNNYNLVYGGGRSGLMGLIADSVLENGGKVTGIITHFLSEREIAHDGITKLIKVDTMSERKKKMADLADIFIALPGGPGTLEEITEVVSWAVLALHPCPCIFFNYDNYYNHIRDFYDLMVEKGYMKKEAREKLCFADSFEEMEKFIATYVPPKAREYHGE, from the coding sequence ATGAAAAAAAAGAATGTTACAGTATATTGTGGAGCATCATTTGGAGTGGATAAATCATATCAAGATATAACTAGAAAACTTGGAGAATGGATAGGAAAAAATAATTATAATCTTGTTTACGGTGGAGGTAGATCTGGTTTAATGGGACTGATTGCTGATTCAGTTCTTGAAAATGGTGGAAAAGTTACAGGAATAATAACTCATTTTCTATCAGAAAGAGAAATTGCTCATGATGGTATAACTAAACTTATAAAAGTTGATACTATGTCAGAAAGAAAAAAGAAAATGGCAGATTTAGCTGATATTTTTATAGCACTTCCTGGAGGACCTGGAACTTTAGAAGAGATAACTGAAGTTGTTTCTTGGGCAGTTTTAGCTTTACATCCTTGCCCTTGTATATTTTTTAATTATGATAATTATTACAATCATATTAGAGATTTCTATGATTTGATGGTTGAAAAAGGATATATGAAAAAAGAAGCTAGAGAAAAACTTTGCTTCGCTGATTCTTTTGAAGAAATGGAAAAATTTATAGCTACTTATGTACCACCAAAAGCAAGAGAATATCACGGAGAATAA
- the dnaN gene encoding DNA polymerase III subunit beta yields MHIKVNRQNFLTAVRIVEKSIKDNKIKPILSCVYAKVKDNKVYFTGTNLDTTIKTSIDVNEVIREGEVAFSPSIIDEYLKEIKDEFVVLRVENGNILFIETEDSTTEYDVFTTEDYPNTFENINLNENNFKFEMPSQELVEIFEKVLFSADTPDNIAMNCIRIESNNKTLNFVSTNTYRLTYLKKDVEKEINNFAVSIPADTISSIVKIVKGLDNELIKIYKEDAHLYFKYKETTIITKLIELRFPNYADILSNITYDKKLSINNEKFTNLLKRVLIFSRSNMESKYSSTYQFKHGINEESKLIISALNDIARINEELNISFEGEDLKISLNSKYLLEFIQNIPKEKELVLEFMYANSAVKVYEKDNEDYIYILMPLALRD; encoded by the coding sequence ATGCATATTAAAGTGAACAGACAGAATTTTTTAACAGCTGTTAGAATAGTTGAAAAATCAATAAAAGATAATAAGATTAAACCAATTCTTTCTTGTGTTTATGCAAAAGTTAAAGATAATAAAGTATATTTTACTGGAACAAATTTAGACACAACTATAAAGACTTCTATAGATGTAAATGAAGTTATAAGAGAAGGAGAAGTTGCTTTTAGTCCTTCTATCATAGATGAATATTTAAAAGAAATAAAAGATGAGTTTGTAGTTTTAAGAGTTGAAAATGGAAATATTCTATTTATTGAAACTGAAGACTCTACAACAGAATATGACGTATTTACTACGGAAGATTATCCAAATACATTTGAGAATATAAACTTAAATGAAAATAACTTTAAATTTGAAATGCCTAGTCAAGAGCTAGTTGAAATCTTTGAGAAAGTTTTATTCTCAGCTGATACTCCAGATAACATAGCTATGAACTGTATTAGAATAGAAAGTAATAATAAGACTTTAAATTTTGTTTCAACTAATACTTATCGTTTAACTTATTTAAAGAAAGATGTAGAAAAAGAAATTAATAATTTTGCAGTGAGCATTCCAGCAGATACAATTTCTTCTATAGTTAAAATTGTTAAAGGTTTAGATAATGAACTTATAAAAATTTATAAAGAAGATGCTCATCTATATTTTAAATATAAGGAAACTACTATAATTACAAAATTAATTGAATTAAGATTCCCTAATTATGCGGATATATTATCAAATATAACTTATGATAAAAAATTATCTATAAATAATGAAAAATTTACTAATTTATTAAAAAGAGTTTTAATTTTCTCAAGAAGTAATATGGAATCTAAATATTCATCAACTTATCAATTTAAACATGGTATTAATGAAGAAAGTAAGTTAATAATATCAGCTTTAAATGATATTGCAAGAATAAATGAAGAGTTAAATATTAGCTTTGAAGGAGAAGATTTAAAAATTTCTTTAAATTCTAAATATTTATTAGAATTTATACAAAATATTCCTAAAGAAAAAGAATTAGTTTTAGAGTTTATGTATGCTAATTCAGCAGTAAAAGTATATGAAAAAGATAATGAAGATTATATTTATATATTAATGCCATTGGCACTGAGAGATTAA
- the plsY gene encoding glycerol-3-phosphate 1-O-acyltransferase PlsY — MTLFLLMVLAYFMGAIPSGVWLGKIFKNIDVRDYGSKNSGATNSYRVLGAKLGTAVLIMDVLKGFLPLYIASKFDLEYNDLVLIGLVAILAHTYSCFISFRGGKGVATSLGVFLFLIPVITLILLAIFMVIVYFTRYISLGSISAAFLLPIFTFFSDKGSYLFVLSLIIGIFVIYRHKANISRLLSGTESKFKF; from the coding sequence ATGACTTTATTTCTTTTAATGGTTTTGGCATATTTTATGGGAGCAATTCCAAGTGGAGTATGGCTAGGTAAAATTTTTAAAAATATAGATGTAAGAGATTATGGAAGTAAAAATAGTGGAGCTACAAATTCATACAGAGTTTTAGGTGCAAAGTTAGGAACAGCAGTATTGATAATGGATGTTCTTAAAGGTTTTCTTCCTTTATATATTGCTAGCAAGTTTGACCTAGAATACAATGATTTAGTTTTAATAGGTTTAGTTGCAATCTTAGCTCACACTTATTCTTGCTTTATATCTTTTAGAGGTGGAAAAGGAGTTGCAACAAGTTTAGGAGTATTCCTATTCCTAATACCAGTAATAACTTTAATATTACTAGCTATATTTATGGTGATAGTATATTTTACAAGATATATATCATTGGGCTCTATATCAGCAGCCTTTTTATTGCCTATTTTTACATTTTTTTCAGATAAAGGGTCGTATTTATTCGTACTATCTTTGATAATCGGAATCTTTGTAATATATAGACATAAAGCAAATATCTCAAGACTACTTAGTGGAACTGAAAGTAAATTTAAATTTTAA
- the mscL gene encoding large-conductance mechanosensitive channel protein MscL: protein MKLVDEFKAFVMRGNVVDMAVGVIIGGAFGKIVTSLVNDIFMPIIGMILGNVDFTSLEIKIGEPVEGVEQAAIKYGMFIQEIINFLIIALCIFMFIKLIAKIQKKKDETPAPAPEPTKEEVLLTEIRDALNKMADK, encoded by the coding sequence ATGAAATTAGTTGATGAATTTAAAGCATTTGTAATGCGTGGTAATGTGGTTGATATGGCAGTTGGGGTTATCATTGGAGGAGCTTTTGGTAAAATAGTAACAAGTTTAGTTAATGATATCTTTATGCCAATTATAGGAATGATATTAGGAAATGTAGATTTTACTAGTTTAGAAATTAAAATAGGAGAACCAGTTGAAGGAGTTGAACAAGCAGCTATTAAATATGGTATGTTCATACAAGAAATTATAAACTTCCTTATAATTGCACTTTGTATTTTCATGTTTATAAAACTAATTGCTAAAATTCAAAAGAAAAAAGATGAAACACCTGCTCCAGCACCTGAACCAACAAAAGAAGAAGTATTACTTACTGAAATAAGAGATGCTTTAAACAAAATGGCTGATAAATAA
- the mnmA gene encoding tRNA 2-thiouridine(34) synthase MnmA translates to MIDVKNVASEFSKYIEFDSDKKGIKVGVAMSGGVDSSTVAYLLKQQGYDIFGVTMKTFKDEDSDAKKVCGDLGIEHYVLDVRDEFKEKVMDYFVNEYMNGRTPNPCMVCNRHIKFGKMLDFILSKGASFMATGHYTKLKNGLLSVGDDSNKDQVYFLSQIQKDRLSKIIFPVGDLEKPKLRELAKQIGVRVYSKKDSQEICFVDDGKLKEFLIENTKGKAEKPGNIIDKNGKILGKHKGFSFYTIGQRKGLGISSEEPLYVLAFDKDNNNIIVGENEDLFKDELTATRLNLFSVPSLESLDNLECFAKTRSRDILHKCVLKKNGDNFQVKFIDNKVRAITPGQGIVFYNNDGNVIAGGFIES, encoded by the coding sequence ATGATAGATGTAAAAAATGTTGCTAGTGAATTCAGTAAATACATTGAATTTGATAGTGATAAAAAAGGTATTAAAGTTGGTGTAGCTATGAGTGGAGGTGTGGATAGCTCTACAGTTGCTTACTTATTAAAACAACAAGGTTACGATATTTTTGGAGTAACTATGAAAACATTTAAAGATGAGGATTCAGATGCTAAAAAAGTATGTGGTGACTTAGGGATAGAACACTATGTTTTAGATGTTAGAGATGAATTTAAAGAAAAGGTTATGGATTATTTTGTAAATGAATATATGAATGGAAGAACTCCTAATCCTTGTATGGTCTGCAATAGACATATAAAGTTTGGAAAAATGTTAGATTTTATTCTGTCTAAGGGAGCTAGTTTTATGGCAACTGGGCATTATACTAAGCTAAAAAATGGACTATTGAGTGTTGGAGATGATTCTAATAAGGACCAAGTTTATTTTCTATCTCAAATTCAAAAAGATAGATTAAGTAAGATTATTTTTCCAGTTGGAGATTTAGAAAAACCTAAATTAAGAGAACTTGCTAAACAAATTGGAGTAAGAGTATATTCTAAAAAAGACTCTCAAGAAATTTGCTTCGTAGATGATGGAAAATTAAAAGAATTCTTGATTGAAAACACTAAAGGAAAGGCTGAAAAGCCAGGAAATATTATAGATAAAAATGGAAAGATTTTAGGAAAACATAAAGGATTTTCATTCTATACTATAGGTCAAAGAAAAGGTTTAGGAATATCTAGTGAAGAGCCACTATATGTTTTAGCCTTTGATAAAGATAATAACAATATCATAGTTGGAGAAAATGAAGATTTATTTAAAGATGAGCTTACAGCTACAAGATTGAATTTATTTTCAGTTCCAAGCTTGGAGAGTTTAGATAATTTAGAATGTTTTGCAAAAACACGTTCAAGAGATATTTTACATAAATGTGTCTTAAAGAAAAATGGAGATAATTTCCAAGTGAAATTTATAGATAATAAAGTTAGAGCTATTACACCAGGACAAGGAATTGTTTTTTACAATAACGATGGCAATGTAATAGCAGGTGGTTTTATTGAAAGTTAG
- a CDS encoding amino acid transporter LysE — translation MDTTIFKGMIMGFILSLPFGPVGIYCMELTIVEGRWKGYITALGMVTIDMVYSAVALLFLSGVKEYIEKYENYLSLIIGLFLLVVSLRKLLTKIELKDINVDFKSMLQNYLTGAGFAIVNISSILLIATVFTVLNVLDDGNTFPTITYMEAILGVGLGGTGLWFLTTYIISHFRKLFGKEKLIKIIKIANATIFILALAIIFYAIKKIIN, via the coding sequence TTGGATACTACAATTTTTAAAGGGATGATAATGGGATTTATTTTATCTTTACCCTTTGGTCCTGTTGGGATTTACTGTATGGAACTCACCATCGTTGAGGGAAGATGGAAGGGGTATATTACAGCATTGGGTATGGTAACTATTGATATGGTTTATTCAGCAGTTGCCTTGTTATTTCTCTCAGGGGTTAAAGAATATATAGAAAAGTATGAAAACTATTTATCTTTAATCATAGGATTATTTTTATTAGTTGTTTCATTAAGAAAACTTCTTACTAAGATAGAGTTAAAAGATATAAATGTGGATTTTAAAAGTATGTTACAAAATTATTTGACAGGTGCAGGCTTTGCTATAGTAAATATCTCAAGTATTTTATTAATTGCAACTGTATTTACTGTTTTAAATGTTCTAGATGATGGGAATACTTTCCCTACAATAACCTATATGGAGGCTATATTGGGGGTAGGACTTGGTGGAACAGGATTATGGTTTCTTACAACATATATAATTTCACATTTTAGAAAACTTTTTGGTAAAGAAAAACTAATTAAAATAATCAAGATAGCAAATGCAACTATATTTATTTTAGCATTAGCTATAATATTTTATGCAATTAAGAAGATAATAAATTAG
- a CDS encoding Dps family protein — MKNKENLNRYLSNLAVLVTKTHNLHWNVVGARFKAIHEYTESLYDYYFEKFDDVAETFKMKGEYPLVKVADYLKHATVKELDAKDFTIPEVVASIKEDIELMLADAKKIREVANEEDDFSVANMMEDHIAYFVKQLWFIQAMSK; from the coding sequence ATGAAAAACAAAGAAAATTTAAACAGATATTTATCAAATTTAGCGGTACTTGTAACAAAAACTCATAATTTGCACTGGAATGTAGTTGGTGCAAGATTTAAAGCTATACATGAATATACAGAATCATTATATGATTATTACTTTGAAAAATTTGATGATGTTGCAGAAACATTTAAAATGAAAGGTGAATACCCTTTAGTAAAAGTTGCTGACTATTTAAAACATGCAACTGTTAAAGAATTAGATGCTAAAGATTTCACTATCCCAGAAGTGGTTGCTAGCATAAAAGAAGATATAGAATTAATGTTAGCAGATGCTAAAAAAATAAGAGAAGTTGCTAATGAAGAAGATGATTTTTCAGTAGCTAATATGATGGAAGATCATATTGCATACTTCGTAAAACAATTATGGTTTATTCAAGCAATGTCTAAATAA